In the genome of Deltaproteobacteria bacterium, one region contains:
- the hemE gene encoding uroporphyrinogen decarboxylase: protein MLKNDTFLKACRREKTDYTPVWMMRQAGRYLPEYMATRGKAGDFLTLCKTPELAAEVTIQPIDILGVDAAILFSDILVIPEAMGMELQFLVGEGPHFPDPVRTSAAIDKLVIPDPMDKLGYVMKAITAINKGLDGRVPLIGFTGAPWTLATYMVEGGGSKNFALIKKMLYDTPELMHKLLDKTTDAVVTYLNAQIETGVHAVQIFDTWGGILTPDDFEVFSLQYIERIVSEVKGKVPVIVFAKGAGHMMESIAGTGCDVVGVDWMSDIGDVRKRIGDKVALQGNMDPCTLYASPERIRKTVEKILAGFGEGKGHIFNLGHGILPDIPVDHAKAFINAVHELSPAYHRG, encoded by the coding sequence ATGCTTAAAAACGATACATTCCTTAAAGCCTGCAGAAGAGAAAAAACTGATTACACACCTGTCTGGATGATGAGACAGGCAGGGAGATATCTCCCCGAATACATGGCAACAAGGGGAAAAGCCGGTGATTTTCTAACCCTTTGCAAGACGCCTGAACTGGCAGCCGAGGTGACTATTCAACCGATAGATATCCTTGGTGTCGATGCGGCCATTCTTTTTTCCGATATTCTTGTTATTCCCGAAGCGATGGGAATGGAACTGCAGTTCCTCGTCGGAGAAGGGCCTCACTTTCCTGACCCCGTAAGGACTTCGGCAGCTATCGATAAGCTTGTTATTCCCGACCCTATGGATAAGCTTGGTTACGTTATGAAAGCCATTACGGCCATCAACAAAGGCCTTGACGGGCGGGTGCCGCTCATCGGCTTTACGGGTGCGCCATGGACGCTTGCCACTTACATGGTGGAAGGGGGCGGGTCGAAAAACTTCGCCCTTATCAAAAAAATGCTTTACGACACACCGGAACTGATGCATAAGCTGCTCGACAAAACGACGGATGCTGTTGTTACATATCTCAATGCCCAGATAGAAACAGGCGTTCATGCCGTGCAGATTTTCGATACCTGGGGCGGCATATTGACGCCTGATGATTTCGAGGTTTTCTCACTTCAGTACATAGAGCGGATTGTGAGTGAAGTCAAGGGCAAGGTTCCCGTCATCGTCTTTGCCAAGGGAGCGGGGCATATGATGGAGAGCATTGCCGGGACGGGTTGTGATGTCGTTGGTGTTGACTGGATGTCCGATATTGGCGATGTAAGAAAAAGAATAGGAGACAAGGTTGCCCTCCAGGGTAATATGGATCCCTGCACGCTTTATGCCTCTCCTGAAAGGATCAGGAAAACCGTTGAAAAGATCCTTGCCGGTTTCGGCGAAGGAAAGGGCCATATCTTTAACCTGGGTCACGGTATTTTACCGGATATCCCCGTTGATCACGCCAAGGCCTTTATCAATGCCGTTCACGAACTGAGTCCGGCATACCACAGGGGGTAA
- a CDS encoding glycosyltransferase, with protein sequence MKLFIFLIYFFSGLTYLCWRLFFTVNNENLFATFVSSALYATEVYSFLAAILLIYISAAHKRKNSPGPESKSHPAVNIFITTDNNSIDDLQKTIIACKALNYPAGKVAISIIDRDGRNDGVERLAKKHKCRPVKIEKEGACLEELILEGIKGLPAELVMLLKCGHVPVKSYLKKTVPSFEDEKVAFVRTPCHNLSSDPLQQALILRRDLSNEKKLYEKVVEPGLDRFRASTPSWQGIIFRKEALRDALSDESVKIGMNIRMNALLIGKGWKPVYLNNNLIFNTSLEEEENFFRKRAWKFTRSGRLFIPFLFFRYRLSLSQRLAYMGLIMNELNSLPRVLYMIVPLFFMTGLAPFLAPIETLSLIFIPFFILQIITLNLFSRSYRHPLFAAVYDTAGISSILIALTEKLFGRDADSLSGKPVARPLVPLIALWALQLTGLITGSLFFLKGIISQDFLMTGAFWILYNMTLLTAAIASVYGRPRKRGRPRIFREVQCRLISENKRWDATSIEISESGISLIMSGPEPIPGELDLEIQAASKFQLSCKVMRNEVISGDRASVGLMFVDMSERQKERLIEWIYCEEEEWFEEIVNVNPHRLALEGLLTSAARVFTDEIDLHRKAPRYNVQTGCRILLPTREIKGTTVDASSSGILVKVAEEPGPLLRDIIIEIDVKGKGISYPAKTAWTKRTKDSWLVALMIEKESGSDMIAALFPLATIKVVKGESFQTRVVRTMARMSAYLVSLVLAGAVLYIAVHAGIFSLPPPDIKALYHFFWLFVVFILIDGLKVFIEIVHRATPREYKSDISRVTALVPCYNTGKAVEYTIEGLLNILPKDQILIIDDGSSDDTAEIARQKGVRVHSMENNSGKVKAVYEGLKKVRTRYTLLLDDDVRLQNTFLPTSLLEEGNTGVAFYVLPCRRVRENYNGKDIVSCLQRYEYAKSMEIGRRFQDKTVSVSCISGAVGLFNTEKLMKLEEKHSGIFPGEDFERTLINLLNDGKVAFVNDNVWTVCPDNLKDLTKQRLFSWYPGYYRLAGFYLKILFLKNMPARLRFEMLYNFYVILSDPLKIFSLFLILYYHYWGAVLFLYFFYLALEVYPFLVVEKKLPLMKYYFPAFILFPLYGIYSTFLRVGGGFVWLWHRFVTGRWKPVYEKVS encoded by the coding sequence ATGAAATTATTTATTTTCTTAATCTATTTTTTTTCCGGTCTCACCTATCTTTGCTGGCGCCTTTTTTTTACTGTCAACAATGAAAACCTGTTTGCAACCTTTGTAAGCTCGGCGCTTTATGCCACGGAAGTTTACAGTTTCCTTGCCGCTATCCTTCTTATTTATATAAGTGCAGCACATAAAAGGAAAAATTCCCCGGGGCCTGAGAGTAAATCTCACCCTGCTGTTAATATTTTTATTACAACAGATAATAACTCAATTGATGATCTTCAAAAAACGATCATTGCATGCAAGGCCCTCAATTACCCTGCCGGCAAGGTGGCTATATCGATTATTGATAGAGATGGCCGGAATGATGGCGTAGAGAGGCTGGCAAAAAAGCATAAATGCAGGCCTGTTAAAATTGAAAAAGAAGGGGCCTGTCTCGAAGAGTTAATCCTTGAAGGAATAAAAGGCCTTCCTGCGGAACTGGTTATGCTGCTTAAGTGCGGACATGTGCCGGTAAAAAGTTACCTGAAAAAAACCGTCCCCTCTTTTGAAGATGAAAAGGTTGCTTTTGTCAGGACCCCCTGTCACAACCTGAGTTCAGACCCGCTCCAGCAGGCGCTTATACTCAGGCGTGATTTATCGAACGAAAAGAAGTTGTATGAAAAAGTGGTAGAGCCCGGACTTGACCGTTTCCGTGCGTCAACCCCCTCATGGCAGGGCATCATCTTCCGAAAAGAAGCGCTTCGGGACGCCTTAAGCGATGAGTCTGTCAAAATAGGTATGAATATAAGGATGAATGCCCTTCTTATAGGGAAGGGCTGGAAACCGGTTTATCTGAACAATAATCTTATTTTTAACACATCCCTTGAAGAGGAGGAGAACTTCTTCAGAAAGCGGGCCTGGAAATTCACACGCTCGGGCCGGCTTTTCATTCCTTTCCTTTTCTTTCGTTACCGCTTGTCCCTTTCCCAAAGACTTGCCTATATGGGCCTCATAATGAATGAACTCAACAGCCTCCCAAGGGTTTTATATATGATAGTGCCTCTCTTTTTTATGACAGGTCTGGCGCCTTTCCTTGCGCCCATTGAGACGCTGTCCTTAATTTTTATCCCCTTTTTCATACTCCAGATCATAACCCTTAACCTCTTTAGCCGGAGCTATCGTCATCCTCTTTTTGCCGCCGTTTATGATACGGCGGGCATCTCATCTATATTGATAGCGTTAACAGAAAAACTTTTTGGCAGGGATGCTGATTCATTGTCAGGCAAACCTGTTGCAAGGCCGCTGGTCCCTCTTATTGCTCTCTGGGCTCTTCAACTGACCGGTCTTATAACAGGTTCTCTCTTTTTTCTGAAGGGTATTATTTCACAGGACTTTCTTATGACGGGGGCTTTCTGGATACTCTACAATATGACACTCCTGACGGCAGCCATTGCTTCTGTTTATGGTCGTCCCCGAAAACGGGGACGACCGAGGATATTCAGGGAAGTTCAATGCCGCTTAATATCAGAAAATAAAAGATGGGATGCCACTTCGATAGAGATAAGCGAAAGCGGCATATCGCTCATTATGTCCGGGCCGGAACCGATTCCGGGGGAGCTTGACCTTGAGATTCAGGCGGCTTCAAAATTTCAATTGTCCTGCAAGGTCATGAGAAATGAAGTGATTTCCGGAGACAGGGCATCTGTCGGTCTCATGTTTGTTGATATGTCGGAACGGCAGAAAGAGCGTCTCATTGAGTGGATCTATTGTGAAGAAGAGGAGTGGTTTGAAGAGATTGTCAATGTAAATCCTCATCGCCTGGCGCTTGAGGGACTTTTGACTTCAGCGGCAAGAGTTTTTACCGATGAGATCGACCTTCACAGGAAGGCGCCCCGTTATAATGTGCAAACAGGTTGCAGGATTCTTCTTCCCACAAGGGAGATTAAAGGGACGACTGTTGATGCCAGTTCAAGCGGCATTCTTGTAAAAGTAGCAGAAGAACCGGGCCCTCTCCTTCGAGATATTATTATTGAAATAGATGTTAAGGGCAAAGGGATTTCTTATCCGGCAAAAACAGCCTGGACAAAGCGGACTAAAGATAGCTGGCTCGTTGCTCTAATGATTGAAAAAGAAAGCGGCAGCGACATGATAGCGGCCCTTTTTCCCCTTGCGACTATCAAAGTGGTCAAGGGTGAAAGTTTCCAGACGAGGGTTGTGAGAACCATGGCCCGCATGTCGGCATATCTCGTTTCCCTTGTTCTGGCCGGCGCCGTATTATATATTGCCGTTCATGCGGGTATATTTTCTCTTCCCCCACCGGACATTAAGGCCCTATACCATTTTTTCTGGCTTTTTGTTGTCTTTATATTGATTGACGGTTTAAAGGTCTTTATCGAAATAGTCCATCGGGCTACACCACGGGAGTATAAGTCGGACATATCCCGGGTTACGGCCCTTGTGCCCTGCTATAACACGGGAAAAGCAGTGGAATATACCATTGAAGGGCTTCTCAATATACTTCCCAAAGACCAGATCCTCATTATTGATGACGGAAGCAGTGACGATACGGCGGAAATTGCCAGGCAGAAGGGCGTGAGGGTCCACTCTATGGAGAATAACAGCGGGAAAGTAAAAGCGGTCTACGAGGGTCTCAAAAAAGTAAGGACACGCTATACCCTGTTGCTCGATGATGACGTGCGTTTGCAGAATACTTTTCTTCCCACCTCACTTCTTGAAGAAGGAAACACAGGAGTGGCTTTTTATGTTCTCCCTTGCAGAAGAGTAAGGGAGAATTATAATGGCAAGGATATTGTCAGTTGTCTTCAGCGCTACGAGTATGCAAAGTCCATGGAAATAGGGCGGAGGTTTCAGGACAAAACGGTCAGCGTCAGTTGTATTTCCGGGGCGGTGGGGCTCTTTAATACGGAAAAGCTGATGAAACTGGAAGAAAAACATTCGGGTATTTTTCCCGGTGAGGACTTTGAACGGACCCTTATCAACCTGCTAAACGACGGAAAAGTTGCTTTTGTTAATGATAATGTCTGGACCGTATGCCCTGATAATCTGAAGGACCTTACAAAGCAGCGGCTTTTTAGCTGGTATCCCGGTTATTACAGACTTGCCGGATTTTACCTGAAGATACTTTTTTTGAAAAATATGCCGGCAAGGCTTCGTTTTGAGATGCTTTACAACTTTTACGTCATCTTAAGCGATCCCCTGAAAATATTTTCACTGTTCCTTATTTTGTATTACCACTACTGGGGGGCTGTGCTTTTCCTCTATTTTTTCTATCTTGCCCTGGAAGTTTACCCTTTTCTCGTTGTTGAAAAGAAACTCCCCCTTATGAAATACTATTTCCCTGCATTTATCCTGTTTCCCCTCTATGGTATTTACAGCACCTTCCTTCGCGTCGGCGGGGGATTTGTCTGGTTATGGCATCGCTTTGTTACGGGAAGATGGAAACCGGTTTATGAAAAAGTATCATAA
- a CDS encoding glycine/betaine/sarcosine/D-proline family reductase selenoprotein B — protein sequence MESKGLKERIITRLFSRFPFIAERWAESYQAVESSGIPWTPFTGDLAKCKVALVTTAGVHMKDQPPFDMDDEEGDFTFREISARAGVEDLMITHKYYDHTGADKDINIVFPLERLREMAKRGEIGELAPRHYGFMGHIVGNKIDSLIHETAPEVAGKLRADGADIALLTPG from the coding sequence ATGGAAAGCAAGGGTTTGAAAGAAAGAATCATTACCCGGCTTTTTAGCCGATTCCCCTTTATTGCGGAGCGCTGGGCTGAAAGTTACCAGGCCGTTGAGAGCAGCGGCATTCCCTGGACGCCCTTTACCGGTGACCTTGCAAAGTGCAAGGTCGCCCTCGTTACCACGGCCGGTGTCCATATGAAGGACCAGCCTCCCTTCGATATGGACGATGAAGAGGGGGATTTTACCTTCAGGGAAATTTCGGCTCGTGCCGGGGTGGAAGATCTCATGATCACCCACAAGTATTACGACCATACCGGCGCCGACAAGGACATTAATATCGTCTTTCCCCTGGAGAGACTGAGGGAGATGGCTAAAAGAGGCGAAATAGGGGAGCTGGCGCCGAGGCACTATGGTTTTATGGGCCATATTGTGGGAAACAAGATCGATTCTCTTATCCATGAGACGGCCCCCGAAGTTGCAGGAAAACTCAGAGCTGACGGTGCAGACATTGCCCTCCTTACCCCTGGCTGA
- a CDS encoding HEAT repeat domain-containing protein, translating to MPENLTNQENEEKPEVNKEELASITHVIQSLTKAAKAFKIYLPNNPLHKKFFEQLTANMDKHLEDFGDLKLEVEQFEMKFRRHTVYQNIDAKDSLAFKLNSDGLTSISFLEGIEKDEVYAFLDIIGQEAPYETDDDIVTRLWTKNLPHIQYEVSEDDEEFDSDSIGTGRSSSPDQKERVEQASKSIPKPPPLPTPLTLSQSILTLTDKEIAWLKQARNFEEKRRPVDDVISILTAILLSTRELTTFRDFLSVTVNLIRDLIEAGEVHYSLELINFVLLLNKRREAPDEFIKVILEAKKSMLSEEMISGLEKIVDQTDRVKPVQLKKLILMFGKEAIKPMCNLLGVASRKDMRKVLIESLVEIGRDQPEEFFSFLKDERWYLVRNAVLILRLIGDPTALNHIRNLISHKDPRIRKEVLFYLQTISGEAAYENMLRFLLDKMSSLRVRALRTLVKAKYTKGTKQILKIIEAESFEGKELPEKKVFFEALGSLGSEEIIPFLREILMKKFWFNKSKEREDVICAASALRQLGSPKAIETLNEALSAKKGEVKEIVEQTLRAMAAAQTR from the coding sequence GTGCCGGAAAACTTAACAAATCAGGAAAATGAAGAAAAACCGGAAGTTAACAAGGAAGAACTGGCGTCCATAACCCATGTCATCCAGTCTTTGACAAAAGCGGCCAAAGCGTTCAAAATCTATCTTCCCAACAATCCGCTCCATAAAAAGTTTTTTGAGCAGCTTACGGCAAATATGGATAAGCATCTCGAAGACTTTGGCGACCTCAAACTTGAAGTAGAACAGTTTGAGATGAAATTCAGAAGGCATACCGTCTATCAGAACATTGACGCCAAAGACAGTCTGGCATTCAAGCTCAACTCCGACGGGCTCACCTCCATTTCATTTCTCGAAGGAATAGAAAAGGATGAGGTCTATGCTTTTCTCGATATTATCGGTCAGGAAGCCCCCTACGAAACAGATGACGATATCGTTACCCGGCTATGGACAAAAAACCTGCCCCATATCCAGTATGAAGTATCGGAAGACGATGAGGAATTTGATAGTGATTCCATAGGCACAGGGCGTTCTTCTTCACCGGACCAGAAAGAAAGAGTCGAGCAGGCAAGCAAAAGTATTCCCAAACCACCGCCATTACCCACACCCCTTACGCTGTCGCAAAGCATTCTAACGCTTACGGACAAAGAGATAGCATGGCTCAAGCAGGCAAGAAATTTTGAAGAAAAAAGACGGCCTGTTGACGATGTAATCAGCATCCTCACAGCCATTCTTCTCTCTACAAGGGAGCTGACTACATTCCGTGACTTTCTTTCCGTTACGGTCAATCTCATCAGAGACCTGATTGAGGCAGGAGAAGTCCATTATTCCCTTGAACTGATCAACTTTGTTCTCCTGCTCAACAAAAGAAGAGAAGCGCCGGATGAATTCATCAAGGTTATTTTAGAAGCAAAAAAGAGCATGCTTTCAGAAGAAATGATTTCAGGGCTTGAAAAAATAGTGGACCAAACGGATAGGGTAAAACCCGTCCAGTTAAAAAAACTCATTCTCATGTTCGGAAAAGAGGCAATAAAGCCCATGTGCAATCTCCTTGGCGTTGCTTCACGAAAAGACATGAGAAAGGTCCTTATTGAAAGCCTTGTTGAGATAGGGAGAGATCAACCGGAAGAGTTCTTTTCATTCCTTAAGGACGAAAGATGGTATCTTGTAAGGAATGCCGTTTTAATTCTCAGGCTCATTGGAGACCCTACGGCCCTCAACCATATACGAAATCTCATATCGCACAAGGACCCGAGAATAAGAAAAGAAGTGCTTTTTTACCTCCAGACCATTTCCGGTGAAGCCGCTTATGAAAATATGCTTCGATTTTTGTTGGACAAAATGAGCAGTCTCAGGGTAAGAGCGCTTAGAACACTGGTAAAAGCAAAGTATACTAAAGGGACCAAACAGATTCTCAAAATTATAGAGGCTGAAAGCTTTGAGGGGAAGGAACTGCCTGAAAAGAAGGTTTTTTTTGAGGCATTAGGATCACTTGGATCGGAGGAAATAATCCCCTTTCTCCGGGAAATACTGATGAAAAAATTCTGGTTCAACAAATCAAAGGAAAGGGAAGATGTTATCTGTGCTGCGTCAGCCTTGAGACAACTTGGCTCACCAAAAGCAATAGAAACCCTTAATGAAGCCCTTTCCGCCAAAAAGGGGGAGGTTAAAGAGATTGTTGAGCAGACCTTGAGAGCCATGGCAGCAGCGCAGACAAGGTAA
- a CDS encoding HD-GYP domain-containing protein has product MSENNISLQAEEVVNRICKTLLYHFFVLLKTAKNYDYGHSAMNSPISKVLGIIKELKAKKEDTSIKLKGGYLFVGEHRLKPDKSAIEPFTFTMGELKRYFIGAINFDSHVTAADIGKFAYSFGEVEPLPSPQTFEKFQEKLEELDIKSITIEVLTEKKGMAGDELESNKERAKLLYAKTISAVTDVMEDVKIGQTLKLKKSKRVIQSMIDQMLTAETNLIGLTTIRCHDEYTYHHSVNVCILSLGIGQRIGLKKATLCELGLASLFHDIGKSDIPLQILNKPAPFTDEEWAVMKSHPLHGVKELMKLKGLDTLSARIITGAFEHHLNLNNSGYPNIVYKREMSLFGRIIAIADCYDGVTSSRVYSRKPMTPDKALKFMSDRAGEIYDPVLLKLFINCVGVYPVGSLVLLSTRELAVVMESNPAPEMWDSPVIKLISDRAGNEIDGPEIDLADANKERRIAEAVDPEEYHIDISRYFL; this is encoded by the coding sequence ATGAGCGAAAACAATATTTCATTACAGGCCGAGGAGGTAGTTAACAGGATATGCAAAACCCTGCTTTACCACTTTTTTGTTCTTCTTAAAACAGCCAAAAACTACGATTACGGGCATTCAGCCATGAATTCTCCCATATCGAAAGTTCTAGGCATCATTAAAGAACTTAAGGCCAAAAAGGAAGATACGTCGATAAAGCTGAAAGGGGGCTATCTCTTCGTCGGTGAACACCGTCTGAAACCTGACAAATCGGCCATCGAACCTTTCACATTCACTATGGGTGAACTGAAGAGGTACTTTATCGGCGCCATAAATTTTGACAGCCATGTAACAGCTGCCGATATCGGCAAATTTGCCTACTCATTCGGCGAAGTAGAACCCTTACCCTCACCTCAGACATTTGAAAAGTTCCAGGAAAAGCTCGAAGAGTTGGATATTAAAAGCATCACCATCGAGGTGCTTACAGAAAAGAAGGGAATGGCAGGGGATGAATTAGAGAGCAACAAGGAACGGGCAAAACTCCTCTATGCAAAGACGATCAGCGCTGTTACCGACGTTATGGAAGATGTAAAAATCGGCCAGACGCTGAAGCTGAAAAAATCAAAACGGGTCATACAGAGCATGATCGACCAGATGCTCACAGCGGAAACCAACCTTATCGGACTGACCACTATTCGCTGCCACGATGAATACACCTATCATCATTCAGTCAACGTCTGCATCCTTTCACTGGGAATAGGGCAAAGGATAGGCCTTAAAAAAGCGACCCTCTGCGAACTCGGACTGGCATCCCTCTTTCACGATATAGGCAAGTCGGATATTCCCCTTCAGATTCTCAATAAACCGGCGCCATTTACCGATGAAGAGTGGGCAGTCATGAAAAGCCACCCCCTGCACGGGGTAAAGGAACTGATGAAACTAAAAGGGCTCGACACCTTGAGCGCAAGGATAATTACAGGCGCATTTGAACACCACCTGAACCTTAACAACTCGGGTTATCCCAACATCGTCTACAAACGGGAAATGAGCCTCTTTGGCAGAATTATTGCCATTGCCGACTGTTATGACGGCGTCACTTCATCAAGGGTCTATTCGAGAAAGCCGATGACACCGGACAAGGCCCTGAAATTTATGAGCGACAGGGCCGGAGAAATTTACGATCCCGTACTGCTAAAACTCTTCATCAATTGCGTAGGTGTTTACCCTGTCGGCTCACTGGTTCTCTTAAGCACGAGAGAACTGGCCGTTGTCATGGAGAGCAACCCTGCGCCTGAAATGTGGGATTCCCCTGTCATTAAGCTCATCAGTGATAGGGCAGGAAATGAAATCGACGGGCCGGAGATAGACCTTGCCGACGCAAATAAGGAAAGGAGAATTGCAGAAGCCGTCGACCCCGAAGAGTACCACATCGATATAAGCCGCTACTTCCTCTAG
- the ribD gene encoding bifunctional diaminohydroxyphosphoribosylaminopyrimidine deaminase/5-amino-6-(5-phosphoribosylamino)uracil reductase RibD: MFIGRALRLARKGYGRTSPNPAVGAVLVKNGKIVGEGYHKKAGQAHAEVSAIRAAGKKAKGADLYINLEPCSHYGKTPPCAHTVVKAGIKRAFISMADPNPRVAGKGISILGDAGIEVKTGIREKEARKLNEAFIKHVTTGLPFVTLKAASTLDGRIATKTGESKWITGEGARRQVHKMRDCSDAIMVGIGTIRKDDPSLTTRLGERKGKDPVRVVVDENLIISPGAKVINRNSEAPLIIATTDRAPEKKVKELEHMGVRVFVFPDAAGIVPLKPLMKKLGQMDINSLMIEGGSEIHASALREGIVDKIALFYAPKIMGGVQSVSVVGGEGANLLAEAIEIEAMKTKKIGPDILIEGYIKKNA; this comes from the coding sequence ATGTTTATAGGCCGCGCACTAAGGCTTGCCAGAAAAGGTTACGGCAGAACGTCTCCCAACCCTGCCGTAGGGGCCGTCCTCGTTAAAAACGGTAAAATAGTCGGCGAAGGCTATCATAAAAAAGCCGGCCAGGCCCATGCTGAAGTTAGCGCCATCAGGGCCGCAGGGAAAAAAGCAAAAGGCGCCGACCTTTATATAAACCTTGAGCCATGCAGCCATTATGGCAAAACCCCACCCTGCGCCCATACCGTTGTGAAGGCGGGCATTAAAAGGGCCTTCATCTCCATGGCAGATCCCAATCCGAGAGTTGCGGGAAAGGGAATCAGCATACTTGGCGATGCCGGTATTGAAGTAAAGACAGGCATTCGCGAAAAGGAAGCCAGGAAACTTAACGAAGCCTTTATCAAGCATGTTACAACAGGTCTGCCTTTTGTCACCTTGAAGGCCGCTTCCACATTGGATGGCCGTATCGCAACGAAGACCGGTGAATCGAAGTGGATAACGGGAGAAGGGGCAAGAAGGCAGGTTCACAAGATGAGAGACTGTTCCGATGCCATTATGGTCGGTATCGGAACCATCAGGAAAGATGATCCCTCTCTGACAACGAGGCTTGGAGAAAGAAAAGGAAAAGATCCTGTCAGAGTTGTTGTCGATGAAAATCTGATCATTTCACCGGGTGCTAAAGTCATCAACAGGAATTCCGAGGCACCTCTCATCATTGCCACAACAGACAGGGCACCGGAAAAGAAGGTAAAAGAACTTGAGCATATGGGTGTCAGGGTTTTTGTTTTTCCTGATGCAGCCGGCATTGTGCCACTTAAACCGCTCATGAAAAAACTCGGTCAAATGGATATCAACTCTCTCATGATCGAAGGAGGAAGTGAAATCCATGCCTCGGCGCTTAGAGAAGGAATTGTCGATAAAATTGCCCTCTTCTATGCGCCGAAAATCATGGGTGGAGTCCAGTCGGTAAGCGTTGTCGGCGGCGAAGGGGCAAACCTTCTCGCCGAAGCGATAGAAATTGAAGCCATGAAAACAAAAAAAATAGGCCCTGATATTCTTATCGAGGGCTATATAAAAAAGAACGCATAA
- a CDS encoding riboflavin synthase, translating into MFTGIVEGKGEIKEIRRAEKGFILSVMAPFDLSNDKIGDSIAVNGICLTATKIKSGIFCANVSEETLSRTSLAGLAASSTVNLERALKAGDRFGGHIVTGHIDGTGRVIKKEARGESVYLEISAGEDIVRLIVEKGSVAIDGISLTVNSVQKNSFSLNIIPHTLEITTLGAIKRGDEVNIETDIIGKYVEKLTTGNKGGGIHMNLLEDCGFV; encoded by the coding sequence ATGTTTACAGGTATTGTTGAAGGCAAGGGGGAGATAAAAGAAATAAGGCGAGCGGAAAAGGGCTTCATACTTTCCGTCATGGCTCCCTTTGATCTCTCCAATGATAAAATTGGTGACAGTATTGCTGTAAACGGCATTTGCCTCACCGCGACGAAAATAAAAAGCGGCATTTTTTGTGCCAATGTCTCTGAAGAAACATTATCGAGAACAAGCCTTGCAGGACTGGCTGCGTCAAGCACAGTCAACCTGGAAAGAGCGCTTAAAGCAGGTGACAGGTTTGGCGGTCACATCGTAACAGGCCATATTGACGGAACAGGCAGGGTAATAAAAAAAGAGGCAAGAGGAGAATCGGTTTACCTCGAAATTTCGGCAGGCGAGGATATTGTCAGGCTCATCGTGGAAAAGGGCTCTGTAGCCATTGACGGTATCAGCCTTACCGTAAACAGTGTGCAAAAAAACAGCTTTTCACTTAACATTATCCCCCATACACTGGAAATAACAACGCTTGGCGCCATAAAGAGGGGTGATGAAGTTAATATAGAAACCGATATCATTGGAAAATATGTAGAAAAACTGACAACAGGCAATAAAGGAGGAGGCATTCATATGAACCTCCTTGAAGATTGCGGTTTTGTTTAA